In Chryseobacterium gleum, a single genomic region encodes these proteins:
- a CDS encoding TonB-dependent receptor, with amino-acid sequence MKKKSIFLIAATATLYFNNAYAQETPQDSAKVSSIDQIVITGNSNPKKKIESSTAISTFSSKEIQKQNPISAAALLQRVPGFAVETSGGEVGNNLFARGIPSAGAYEFVQVQEDGLAVFEDGALQFANADNFFRVDNSVSRMEALRGGSGSIFATNSPGGLINFITKEGTNDFRGTAKLETSTYGLMRTDVNVGGALVQDKLFFNVGGFYRTDDGIRKTGFKANNGGQIRMNLKYVFDKGYVKVYYKKLDDRNTFFLPIPLIQNGNKLKGFQGFDPNYGTYSYRAISQLNIPQAGGGFFNRNLEDGIHPKVDVVGAEFKYDLGKNFSVLNKTRYTDINMNYTGIFPAGGPKQASKYATDQVKDGGLGMSDYQYSLVSNGAVVNPEFVQKLGFWAIDKQMNNFVNDLQFNYKFDKGNVTAGFYKSNWKSQQYWNWSNILTTATDRPELLNLVNPSLSPSDDGYSKTYNGVMDMTFLQRRTQTQGSLNDLYVNLDYNITDALSMNGGLRYSHDYYKGNFANTTTANLNNSGLTTDGTHGFNTTTADDNMSVLGNKYTYWNYNIDKVSFTLAANYKINRENAVYARFSNGFRSPNEEAYYNYFSNPTPDKPLKSVTTNQLEVGYKYYSRTFDVAVIPFYSTLKNLSFTDIFSDGKSENTFANTQNYGVEVEGYARLFNNILELTFNGTIQSPKYKNLEAGSVLEGNVVRRMPKFYFNISPAVNITKEWRAYVSMNYYGKRFQDEKNVQTLPSFTEFGAGMSYQLGKIRFAVDGTNIFNTIGITEGDPRAGSPNGDGIIMARPIMGAAARASITLDF; translated from the coding sequence ATGAAAAAAAAATCAATCTTTTTAATCGCCGCAACAGCTACGTTATATTTTAATAATGCTTATGCCCAGGAAACACCGCAGGATTCTGCAAAAGTTTCCTCCATCGATCAGATTGTCATCACAGGAAACTCAAATCCTAAGAAAAAAATAGAATCCAGTACAGCGATTTCCACATTCAGTTCCAAAGAAATTCAGAAGCAAAATCCGATCAGTGCAGCTGCTTTATTGCAGAGAGTTCCCGGATTTGCTGTGGAAACCTCTGGAGGTGAAGTAGGTAACAACCTTTTTGCAAGAGGTATTCCTTCTGCCGGAGCCTATGAATTTGTACAGGTACAGGAAGATGGTCTTGCGGTTTTTGAAGACGGCGCACTTCAGTTTGCCAATGCGGATAATTTTTTCCGTGTAGATAATTCCGTAAGCCGTATGGAAGCTTTGAGAGGAGGTTCAGGATCTATTTTTGCAACCAATTCTCCCGGCGGTCTGATCAACTTTATTACAAAAGAAGGAACCAATGATTTCAGAGGTACGGCAAAGCTGGAAACCAGTACCTACGGATTAATGCGTACTGATGTTAATGTAGGCGGAGCATTGGTTCAGGATAAATTGTTTTTCAATGTCGGTGGCTTTTACAGAACAGATGACGGTATCAGAAAAACAGGCTTCAAAGCCAATAACGGAGGGCAGATCAGAATGAATCTGAAATATGTTTTTGATAAAGGATATGTGAAAGTTTACTACAAAAAACTGGATGACAGAAATACATTCTTCCTTCCCATTCCTTTGATCCAAAACGGAAATAAACTGAAAGGATTTCAAGGTTTTGATCCCAACTATGGAACCTACAGCTACAGAGCTATCAGCCAGCTGAATATTCCGCAGGCCGGAGGAGGATTTTTCAACAGAAATCTTGAAGACGGAATTCATCCGAAAGTTGATGTTGTAGGTGCTGAATTTAAATATGATCTTGGAAAGAATTTCAGTGTTTTAAACAAGACAAGATATACGGATATCAATATGAACTATACCGGGATTTTTCCGGCAGGAGGTCCGAAGCAGGCTTCTAAATATGCAACAGATCAGGTAAAAGACGGCGGACTTGGGATGAGTGACTATCAATATTCTCTGGTAAGCAACGGAGCTGTTGTAAATCCTGAGTTTGTTCAAAAATTAGGATTCTGGGCGATTGATAAGCAGATGAATAATTTTGTGAATGATCTGCAGTTCAATTATAAATTCGATAAAGGAAACGTTACAGCAGGTTTTTACAAATCCAACTGGAAATCCCAGCAGTACTGGAACTGGAGCAATATTCTGACAACAGCTACAGACAGACCTGAGCTTTTGAATCTGGTAAATCCATCTCTTAGCCCATCCGATGACGGATACTCCAAGACTTACAACGGAGTGATGGATATGACATTTTTACAAAGACGAACACAGACTCAGGGAAGTTTGAATGACCTTTATGTAAACTTAGACTATAACATTACCGATGCCTTAAGTATGAATGGAGGGCTTCGTTACAGCCATGACTATTATAAAGGAAATTTTGCCAACACAACAACTGCCAATTTAAATAACTCCGGGTTAACCACTGATGGAACTCATGGTTTCAACACGACTACAGCGGATGATAATATGAGCGTATTGGGAAATAAATATACCTACTGGAATTATAATATAGATAAAGTTTCTTTCACATTGGCTGCCAATTATAAGATCAACAGGGAGAATGCTGTATATGCACGTTTTTCCAATGGTTTCAGATCTCCGAATGAGGAAGCGTATTACAATTATTTTTCCAACCCGACACCGGATAAACCTTTAAAATCAGTAACAACCAACCAGCTGGAAGTAGGATACAAATATTACTCGCGTACTTTTGATGTAGCAGTGATTCCGTTTTATTCTACATTAAAGAATCTGTCATTTACCGATATCTTTTCTGATGGAAAATCTGAAAACACTTTTGCCAATACACAAAACTATGGAGTTGAGGTGGAAGGATATGCCCGCTTATTCAATAATATTTTAGAACTTACCTTCAACGGAACTATTCAAAGTCCAAAATATAAAAACCTTGAAGCAGGAAGTGTTCTGGAAGGTAATGTAGTAAGAAGAATGCCGAAATTTTATTTCAATATTTCTCCGGCAGTGAATATCACAAAAGAATGGAGAGCTTATGTAAGCATGAATTATTATGGAAAACGTTTCCAGGATGAGAAGAATGTACAGACATTGCCTTCTTTCACAGAATTTGGAGCAGGAATGTCTTATCAGTTAGGGAAAATACGTTTTGCAGTGGATGGTACCAATATTTTCAACACCATTGGTATTACAGAAGGAGATCCGAGAGCAGGATCGCCAAACGGGGATGGAATCATCATGGCCAGACCTATTATGGGGGCTGCTGCCAGAGCATCAATCACTTTGGATTTCTAA
- a CDS encoding trehalase family glycosidase → MSNQLYINDIQTLFDDVQRSEIFEDQKMMTDAVPLFPIVKINEDYEKTKDSPSFDLKGFVMAHFDFLGARVSVQREDHLLIVDHIEKLWDELTRTAYEEKGTLLKLPKPYIVPGGRFNEFFYWDSYFIMLGLQASGRIEMMENIIENCSYLIQNVGFVPNASRTHFLSRSQPPYFSLMLDLLFETTHDQEIYTKYYDTLEKEYAFWMDGEEGLENNSSIKRVVKTLDGDILNRYYDAENSPRPESYLIDIEDHEKATGAEFYRNIRSACESGWDFSSRWFADGQNIQTIETLNLAQVDLNCLLWHLEMTLAKSSALQNLNEKEHYFSERAANRRQMINQYFWDENTKIYKDYHIKKNTKTPSEHIAALYPLFLGIADQKQAEAVAEAVAEKFLYPGGLVTTTKNSGQQWDLPNAWAPYQWLGFKAMKNYGFDELAEKIKNNWCSNVERVYQNTGKLMEKYNALDTETIAGGGEYPNQDGFGWTNGVYLQLQQN, encoded by the coding sequence ATGAGTAATCAACTTTATATAAACGATATCCAAACCCTTTTTGATGACGTGCAGAGATCTGAAATTTTTGAGGATCAGAAAATGATGACGGATGCAGTTCCTCTGTTTCCCATTGTAAAGATCAATGAAGATTATGAAAAAACGAAAGACAGTCCCAGTTTTGATCTGAAGGGTTTTGTAATGGCTCATTTTGACTTTCTAGGAGCCAGAGTTTCTGTTCAGAGAGAAGATCATCTTCTGATTGTGGATCATATTGAAAAATTATGGGACGAACTGACCCGAACGGCATATGAGGAAAAAGGAACCCTGTTAAAATTACCGAAACCTTATATTGTTCCGGGCGGCCGTTTTAATGAGTTTTTCTATTGGGACAGTTATTTTATCATGCTTGGATTACAAGCTTCCGGCAGGATAGAAATGATGGAAAATATTATTGAGAACTGTTCTTACCTTATTCAGAATGTAGGATTTGTTCCCAATGCGAGCAGAACTCATTTCCTGAGCAGGTCACAGCCTCCTTATTTTTCATTAATGCTGGATCTTCTTTTTGAAACAACTCATGACCAGGAAATTTATACAAAATATTATGACACTCTTGAAAAGGAGTATGCTTTCTGGATGGATGGCGAAGAAGGACTTGAAAACAATTCCAGTATAAAAAGAGTGGTAAAAACACTAGACGGAGATATTCTTAACCGGTATTACGATGCAGAAAATTCACCACGTCCTGAAAGCTATCTGATCGATATTGAAGATCATGAAAAAGCAACAGGAGCTGAATTTTACAGAAACATAAGAAGTGCCTGTGAGTCAGGCTGGGATTTTTCCAGCAGATGGTTCGCAGACGGACAAAATATACAGACAATAGAAACGCTGAACCTTGCACAGGTTGACCTGAACTGCCTTTTGTGGCATCTGGAAATGACTTTGGCAAAATCTTCAGCACTTCAAAATCTGAATGAAAAAGAACACTATTTTTCAGAAAGAGCAGCAAACCGAAGACAGATGATCAATCAATATTTCTGGGATGAAAACACTAAGATTTACAAAGATTATCACATTAAAAAAAACACAAAAACACCGTCTGAACATATTGCTGCTCTTTACCCTTTATTCCTTGGTATTGCAGATCAGAAGCAGGCTGAAGCAGTTGCAGAAGCGGTGGCTGAAAAATTTCTTTATCCGGGAGGCTTGGTGACGACCACTAAAAATTCAGGACAGCAATGGGATCTTCCCAATGCGTGGGCTCCTTATCAATGGCTGGGGTTCAAGGCAATGAAAAATTACGGCTTTGATGAACTGGCAGAAAAAATTAAAAATAACTGGTGTTCCAACGTAGAAAGAGTCTACCAGAATACCGGGAAACTGATGGAAAAATACAATGCATTAGACACAGAAACAATAGCAGGCGGCGGGGAATACCCCAATCAGGATGGATTCGGCTGGACGAATGGAGTGTATTTACAATTACAACAAAACTGA
- a CDS encoding MFS transporter, with amino-acid sequence MKNSNIKAVLFLNYFVFAILLNSVGTVILQVQQNFGISKSSASVLEGFKDLPIAICSFILASFLPKIGIRKSMLIALLLVSSMCFIMPFTNSFWVFKLLFATVGVSFALIKISVFTSIGLVTETDKEHSSFMGFLEGFFMIGVLAGNVLFSLYIDDHNPESTQWLNVYWVLGGLSSLSFIFLFFSKLDEKEAKSEKTDLLGDLRNSASLFSYKKVLCFLLCAFLFVLVEQSFQTWTPTFYKEILKVPTSMSIQAGAVLAGAFALGRFLSGFFSKKFSWIYVVSFCVIGFAISLLLVLPLTHNIHIDTNTSWLNAPLVVYLFPLMGGLLAPIYPSINSVILASIPKYLHSAMSGLIVVFSAIGGTIGSIITGFVFQEFSGQRAFYLSLIPLSLLITSAVFMNKLKINPKK; translated from the coding sequence ATGAAAAATAGTAACATCAAGGCCGTTTTATTTTTAAATTATTTTGTCTTTGCCATTCTTCTGAATTCTGTAGGAACAGTGATCCTGCAGGTACAGCAGAATTTTGGAATTTCAAAATCCTCGGCCAGTGTTCTGGAAGGCTTTAAAGATCTTCCGATTGCCATATGTTCATTCATTCTTGCTTCATTTCTTCCCAAAATAGGAATCCGGAAATCAATGCTGATTGCCCTGCTGCTGGTAAGCAGTATGTGTTTTATAATGCCGTTTACCAATTCCTTCTGGGTTTTCAAATTATTATTTGCCACTGTAGGAGTTTCATTTGCCCTGATCAAAATATCGGTTTTTACTTCTATTGGATTGGTAACTGAAACAGATAAGGAACATTCCAGTTTTATGGGATTTCTGGAAGGGTTTTTCATGATCGGAGTATTAGCCGGGAATGTTTTGTTCAGTTTATATATTGACGATCATAATCCGGAATCTACCCAATGGCTGAATGTTTATTGGGTTCTCGGAGGGCTTTCCAGCTTATCTTTTATATTCCTTTTCTTTTCAAAACTGGATGAGAAAGAAGCGAAAAGTGAGAAAACAGATCTGTTGGGAGATTTAAGAAACAGTGCAAGTCTGTTCAGTTATAAAAAAGTGTTGTGCTTTTTATTATGCGCTTTCCTTTTTGTACTGGTAGAGCAGAGCTTTCAGACCTGGACTCCCACTTTTTATAAAGAGATTTTAAAAGTGCCGACTTCTATGAGTATTCAGGCGGGAGCAGTTTTGGCAGGCGCTTTCGCACTGGGAAGATTCTTGTCAGGTTTCTTCTCTAAAAAATTCAGCTGGATCTATGTGGTTTCTTTTTGTGTAATAGGTTTTGCCATTAGTTTGCTTCTGGTTCTGCCATTAACTCACAATATTCATATAGATACCAATACAAGTTGGCTGAATGCACCTTTGGTCGTGTATTTATTTCCTCTGATGGGAGGTTTGCTGGCACCTATTTATCCGAGTATTAATTCTGTAATTCTGGCGTCGATACCGAAATATTTGCACAGTGCCATGTCAGGGTTGATTGTTGTTTTCTCAGCAATCGGGGGAACTATAGGTTCCATCATTACCGGTTTTGTGTTTCAGGAATTCAGTGGACAGCGGGCATTCTATCTGTCTTTGATTCCTCTTTCATTACTGATCACTTCAGCGGTTTTCATGAATAAATTAAAAATTAATCCTAAAAAATAA
- a CDS encoding AraC family transcriptional regulator, which produces MKVTFERVIPNEKSSFRTIHNNSPISEFKWEYHYHPEIELVCVISGSGTRHVGYHKSNYTNGDLVLIGSNIPHSGFGLNSIDPHEEIVLQFKEEILQFPEQEVEARSIKNLLELSKYGIHFHHKVKKVMLPKLKLMLESEGYKRYLLLLEILFELSKCEDYDLLNKEIMPYTIISKNKARLENIFTYVEHHYDKEIDIEDVAKLANLTLPAFCNFFKKATQITFTEFVNRYRINKACLLMVQDRSISECSYQCGFNNVTYFNRMFKKYTGKTPSEFIRNHTHNKVNLDLKVEQETKAKISF; this is translated from the coding sequence ATGAAAGTTACTTTTGAAAGGGTGATTCCTAATGAAAAGAGTTCATTCCGCACTATTCATAATAATTCTCCTATTTCAGAATTCAAATGGGAATATCACTATCATCCCGAAATTGAGCTGGTATGTGTCATTTCCGGGAGCGGAACCCGCCATGTCGGATACCATAAAAGTAATTACACGAATGGAGATCTTGTATTAATCGGGTCTAATATTCCTCACTCCGGATTCGGGCTGAACTCCATTGACCCTCATGAAGAAATTGTCCTTCAGTTTAAGGAAGAAATCCTTCAGTTTCCTGAACAGGAAGTAGAAGCCCGATCCATCAAAAATCTTTTGGAACTTTCAAAATACGGGATTCACTTTCACCATAAAGTAAAAAAAGTAATGCTTCCCAAATTGAAACTTATGCTGGAATCAGAAGGCTACAAAAGATATTTATTGCTTTTGGAAATTCTTTTTGAACTTTCGAAATGTGAAGATTATGATCTTCTGAATAAAGAAATTATGCCCTACACGATTATTTCCAAAAATAAAGCTCGCCTTGAAAATATCTTTACCTATGTAGAACACCATTATGACAAGGAAATTGATATTGAAGACGTTGCAAAACTTGCCAACCTCACACTACCAGCTTTCTGTAATTTTTTCAAAAAAGCAACACAGATCACTTTTACAGAGTTTGTAAACAGATACAGAATCAATAAGGCATGTCTCTTAATGGTACAGGACAGGTCTATTTCAGAATGCAGTTACCAATGTGGTTTTAATAATGTAACGTATTTCAACAGAATGTTTAAAAAATATACGGGGAAAACACCATCTGAGTTTATAAGAAATCATACGCATAATAAAGTGAATCTGGATCTAAAGGTTGAACAGGAGACTAAAGCTAAAATAAGTTTTTGA
- a CDS encoding thioredoxin family protein — translation MNTPSNMLALGTKAPFFELPNPSKTNELQSLEELKGEKGTLVIFMCNHCPFVLHVIDKINELYEDYNERGIEFIAINANDIEKYPADSPEKMIEFQIERRFDFPYLFDESQAVAKAYDAACTPDFYFFDDKLDLVYRGQMDDSRPGNNKDVTGEDLIIAFENLLAGEPQEEIQRPSMGCNIKWK, via the coding sequence ATGAATACTCCATCAAATATGCTGGCATTAGGAACAAAAGCACCGTTTTTTGAACTTCCTAACCCGTCAAAAACGAATGAACTTCAGTCTTTGGAAGAACTGAAAGGAGAAAAAGGAACACTGGTCATCTTTATGTGCAACCATTGTCCGTTTGTTCTTCATGTGATTGATAAGATTAATGAATTATACGAAGATTACAACGAAAGAGGCATTGAATTCATTGCAATCAATGCCAATGATATTGAAAAATATCCGGCAGATTCTCCGGAAAAAATGATTGAATTCCAGATTGAAAGAAGATTTGATTTTCCTTATTTATTCGATGAAAGCCAGGCAGTAGCCAAAGCATATGATGCTGCGTGCACACCGGATTTTTATTTCTTCGATGATAAACTGGATTTGGTATACAGAGGTCAGATGGATGATTCAAGACCGGGAAATAATAAAGATGTAACCGGAGAAGATTTAATCATTGCTTTTGAAAATCTTTTAGCTGGAGAGCCTCAGGAAGAAATTCAAAGACCAAGTATGGGATGTAATATTAAATGGAAATAA
- a CDS encoding TetR/AcrR family transcriptional regulator → MGLHERRQREKESIRANILQAAFTLAKTEGWGSLSMRKIADAIEYSAPVVYDYFENKDAILFEISLDGFHKLHIELLKAQQKHDTPEEQLVAIVDAYWNFAFKNKEYYQLMFGLGMQCCGKGQMKKEFSSFQELIYECTYEIIKKNGSNPDNACHMSHALFSAVHGMISIMMMRTADIPSTMNKTTLDETVSAFIKSL, encoded by the coding sequence ATGGGTCTACATGAACGCCGTCAACGAGAAAAAGAATCCATCCGTGCAAATATTTTGCAGGCTGCTTTTACGTTGGCTAAAACCGAAGGCTGGGGTTCACTTTCTATGCGTAAAATAGCAGATGCTATTGAGTACAGTGCTCCTGTAGTATATGATTATTTTGAAAACAAAGATGCCATCCTGTTTGAAATTTCATTAGATGGCTTTCACAAGTTACACATAGAATTGTTAAAAGCTCAGCAAAAACATGACACTCCGGAAGAGCAGCTTGTTGCGATTGTGGATGCATACTGGAACTTTGCTTTTAAAAATAAGGAATATTACCAGCTGATGTTTGGTCTTGGAATGCAATGCTGTGGAAAAGGACAGATGAAAAAGGAATTCTCATCATTCCAGGAACTGATCTATGAATGTACTTATGAGATTATTAAGAAAAACGGGTCCAATCCAGACAATGCCTGTCATATGTCTCATGCCCTGTTTTCCGCCGTTCACGGAATGATCTCTATTATGATGATGCGTACTGCTGATATCCCTTCAACGATGAATAAGACGACCTTGGACGAAACTGTTTCGGCTTTTATTAAGTCTTTGTAA
- a CDS encoding efflux RND transporter periplasmic adaptor subunit, protein MKIPGKTRFIVLIASIILLQSCTKAAEGTNAAPPAPELPVYTVITSPATTYQEFPTALEGKNNVEIRSQVDGYLDRIYVEEGSYVRAGQPLFKIDSRSYGEQMNMAQANLQAANANIQKAKVEVDRLQPLVAAKVVSDVQLKTAKANYEAAVAAASQARASVGSARINVGFTTITAPVSGYIGRIPYKKGSLISRTDPNPLTLLSDISEIYAYFSLSELDFIGFQNKYPGATLEEKLKNMPMVELVIADNSTYPEKGKLSIVDGQFDKTTGAISVRAVFPNANGTLRTGNTGRVRMPQLISNAVVIPQESTFEIQDKTYVYVMGKDQKVTGRPIKISGKTDSYYFISEGLAPGEKIVYTGIGNLKDGASIKPKNISSDSLLKAKPL, encoded by the coding sequence ATGAAAATACCTGGAAAAACAAGGTTTATTGTACTTATTGCAAGTATAATTCTTTTACAGAGCTGCACTAAGGCCGCAGAAGGCACCAATGCTGCGCCGCCAGCTCCAGAACTTCCGGTTTATACCGTTATTACATCACCCGCTACTACATATCAGGAATTCCCTACTGCTTTGGAAGGAAAAAACAATGTTGAAATCAGATCTCAGGTAGACGGTTATCTTGACAGAATCTATGTAGAGGAAGGCTCTTATGTAAGAGCAGGACAGCCATTATTTAAAATAGATTCCAGAAGCTATGGCGAACAGATGAACATGGCACAGGCTAATCTGCAGGCTGCCAATGCTAATATTCAGAAAGCAAAAGTAGAAGTAGACAGACTTCAGCCACTGGTTGCTGCAAAGGTAGTTTCTGATGTACAGCTTAAAACAGCCAAAGCCAATTACGAAGCTGCTGTTGCTGCTGCTTCACAGGCAAGAGCCTCTGTAGGAAGCGCCAGAATCAATGTAGGATTTACCACCATTACCGCTCCTGTAAGTGGTTATATAGGAAGAATTCCTTACAAAAAAGGAAGTCTGATCTCCAGAACAGATCCTAATCCATTGACATTATTATCTGACATCAGTGAAATCTATGCCTATTTCTCTTTAAGTGAACTTGACTTCATTGGCTTTCAGAATAAATATCCGGGAGCGACTTTAGAAGAGAAACTGAAAAATATGCCAATGGTAGAACTGGTGATCGCTGATAACAGTACATATCCTGAAAAAGGAAAACTAAGCATCGTAGACGGACAGTTTGACAAAACTACAGGAGCCATCAGTGTACGTGCTGTATTTCCTAATGCCAACGGAACTTTAAGAACCGGAAACACCGGAAGAGTGCGTATGCCTCAACTGATTTCGAATGCTGTAGTAATTCCGCAGGAATCTACTTTCGAAATTCAGGATAAAACTTATGTCTATGTAATGGGTAAAGATCAGAAGGTAACCGGAAGACCGATCAAAATATCAGGAAAAACGGATAGCTATTATTTTATTTCTGAAGGGCTTGCACCCGGAGAAAAAATAGTTTACACAGGAATCGGAAACTTAAAAGACGGTGCTTCTATCAAGCCGAAAAATATTTCTTCTGACAGCTTATTAAAAGCGAAACCATTATAA